A region from the bacterium genome encodes:
- a CDS encoding Spy/CpxP family protein refolding chaperone, with product MIALIAGFAITYAKQEREGKGEKNEWGKGKLEKGKGIAAPLGKSPGMKYWQKLNLTDEQKEKIKAAKLQFMKETLPIRNELSIKKIELQELWSAEEPDAKKIIAKQKEINDLTAKLSEKMVYHRIEMSKILTPEQKQMMKKGMGAMKMSRGKDGFGGYGMGMQGGMGCCAGMGAGKGQTGMGKHMNPECPMMK from the coding sequence ATGATCGCGTTAATTGCCGGTTTCGCTATTACATATGCAAAACAGGAAAGAGAAGGTAAAGGCGAGAAAAATGAATGGGGTAAAGGAAAATTGGAGAAAGGCAAAGGAATTGCTGCTCCACTAGGTAAATCTCCAGGTATGAAGTACTGGCAGAAGCTCAATCTTACAGATGAACAGAAAGAAAAAATAAAAGCAGCGAAATTGCAGTTTATGAAAGAAACGTTACCTATTCGAAATGAATTAAGTATTAAAAAAATAGAATTACAGGAACTTTGGTCAGCCGAGGAACCGGATGCGAAAAAGATTATTGCGAAACAAAAAGAGATTAACGATTTAACCGCTAAATTATCTGAGAAAATGGTTTATCATCGAATTGAAATGAGTAAGATACTTACTCCAGAACAAAAACAGATGATGAAAAAAGGTATGGGCGCTATGAAGATGTCGCGTGGTAAAGATGGTTTCGGTGGTTATGGTATGGGTATGCAAGGTGGTATGGGTTGCTGTGCAGGTATGGGTGCGGGAAAAGGTCAAACTGGCATGGGAAAACATATGAATCCAGAATGCCCCATGATGAAATAA
- a CDS encoding zf-HC2 domain-containing protein, whose product MTCETIRLKLADYILDNLNPSEQQEIRVHLEGCAVCRNELELLTRVEVLINAVKLEEPPIGLWEKIEAKITTQETKVRASQTLVSWFKTSPMPRFATIAILLIIVGGGLWWRFHRLPNYPVTPVQTAEEPIEIYMTQHTISTLEDPVTDKNGIGLIMVTANELTGEL is encoded by the coding sequence ATGACTTGTGAGACTATTAGACTCAAATTAGCAGATTATATACTCGATAATCTTAATCCATCTGAACAACAAGAGATAAGAGTGCATCTCGAGGGATGCGCCGTATGCAGAAATGAACTAGAACTATTAACTCGGGTTGAGGTATTAATCAATGCGGTCAAGTTAGAAGAGCCGCCGATTGGATTATGGGAAAAAATAGAAGCGAAGATTACAACCCAAGAAACAAAAGTTCGAGCTAGCCAAACGCTCGTTAGTTGGTTTAAAACCAGCCCGATGCCACGATTTGCTACAATAGCGATATTGCTCATTATTGTCGGTGGTGGATTATGGTGGAGATTTCATCGTTTACCAAATTATCCGGTAACCCCAGTCCAAACCGCTGAAGAGCCAATAGAAATTTATATGACACAACATACAATATCAACCCTCGAAGATCCAGTAACCGATAAAAACGGAATCGGTTTAATCATGGTCACCGCAAATGAGTTAACCGGTGAACTATAA